The following coding sequences are from one Chloracidobacterium sp. window:
- a CDS encoding gamma-glutamyl-gamma-aminobutyrate hydrolase family protein, with protein MSNRPKIGITMRLEIETRRFYLGRDYSEAIEAAGGDPVHIGLIPRREYIESTLKDLDGILLPGSDTDVDPQYYGEEPHRNLKRVVPEKDETERLVIEVAEKLHLPMLAICYGMQALNVARGGSLVQDIDSQIADPIKHEQGMPLARGSHTITYAPNWLLGETADHLTSRSSIRVNSHHHQAIGRIGDGLEAVAFAPDGIVESVQDTRSGRFVLGVQWHPELSWASDELSRMIFERFVANCHNREASFADGR; from the coding sequence ATGAGCAATCGTCCGAAGATAGGTATAACAATGCGGCTCGAGATCGAAACCCGGCGTTTCTATCTTGGCCGTGACTACTCCGAAGCGATCGAGGCGGCAGGCGGCGATCCTGTCCATATCGGGCTGATTCCTCGCAGGGAATATATAGAATCGACGCTTAAAGATCTAGATGGAATATTGCTGCCCGGCAGCGATACTGACGTCGATCCGCAATACTACGGCGAAGAGCCCCATCGAAACCTTAAAAGAGTAGTGCCGGAAAAGGACGAAACAGAGCGTCTAGTCATTGAAGTAGCTGAGAAACTACATTTACCTATGCTTGCTATCTGTTACGGAATGCAGGCACTTAACGTTGCACGCGGCGGAAGCCTTGTGCAGGATATCGACTCGCAGATCGCAGACCCGATAAAGCACGAACAAGGGATGCCTCTTGCTCGTGGGTCGCACACGATAACGTACGCACCGAACTGGTTACTGGGCGAAACCGCGGACCATTTAACATCGCGATCGTCGATTAGAGTAAATTCGCATCACCATCAAGCGATCGGGCGGATCGGCGACGGCCTGGAGGCAGTCGCATTTGCTCCGGACGGGATCGTCGAAAGCGTACAAGACACACGGAGTGGTCGATTTGTACTGGGCGTGCAATGGCACCCCGAACTATCTTGGGCGAGCGATGAGCTATCGCGAATGATATTTGAACGGTTTGTGGCTAATTGTCACAACCGTGAAGCGAGCTTCGCCGATGGTCGGTAA
- a CDS encoding DUF402 domain-containing protein: MSDPSITVNSRKFDGSISRTWHCQPVEITTDSVVLVGQFEKDVVHPDLGTISAGTISYEFFWPRRWYNVFRFHQPDGSIRNYYFNISMPYSFESGQLDFIDMDIDVIVWPDGTLQVVDLDEFEKNKVKYQYPENVVATAKQTLGEITRSIRDGVHPFKQVQSSHLPIRT, encoded by the coding sequence ATGTCGGATCCCTCGATAACTGTCAATTCTCGCAAATTTGACGGATCGATCAGCCGAACGTGGCATTGCCAGCCCGTTGAGATCACAACTGATTCAGTAGTCCTTGTCGGTCAGTTTGAAAAGGACGTAGTCCATCCTGATCTGGGGACAATATCTGCGGGCACGATCTCTTACGAATTTTTTTGGCCCAGACGTTGGTACAATGTTTTTCGGTTTCACCAACCGGACGGATCGATCCGCAACTACTATTTCAATATATCGATGCCGTATTCGTTCGAGTCCGGCCAACTGGACTTTATAGATATGGATATCGACGTTATCGTATGGCCTGACGGGACACTACAAGTCGTCGATCTGGACGAGTTTGAGAAAAACAAGGTCAAATACCAATATCCGGAAAACGTAGTAGCAACGGCGAAACAGACCCTCGGCGAAATAACTAGATCCATTCGCGACGGCGTTCATCCCTTCAAACAGGTTCAAAGCAGTCACTTACCAATTCGTACCTAG
- a CDS encoding universal stress protein translates to MIDITTEALLKILLATDGTKYSEAAADMVAKLRLDNEDSVRVVSVVDMAVPLAVDIYGGYLPDTTELEKTARESAAKVVEDAMARLTAKLQPDGVTIDGDVLYGSPDSRIVETAEDIHADMIVIGSHGYKRWERLLLGSVSNSVVHHAHCSVMVVRTDAAE, encoded by the coding sequence TTGATCGACATAACCACGGAGGCTCTCTTGAAGATACTACTTGCAACCGACGGAACTAAATACAGCGAAGCTGCGGCCGATATGGTCGCGAAATTGAGACTCGACAATGAGGATTCTGTAAGGGTCGTCAGTGTCGTCGATATGGCGGTTCCGCTTGCCGTTGATATTTACGGCGGCTATCTGCCTGACACGACCGAACTCGAAAAGACCGCTCGCGAATCCGCCGCAAAGGTAGTGGAAGACGCGATGGCCAGACTGACCGCAAAGCTCCAACCCGACGGAGTAACCATCGACGGAGACGTGCTATACGGGTCGCCCGACAGCAGGATAGTCGAGACCGCAGAGGACATTCACGCTGATATGATCGTGATCGGTTCCCACGGCTATAAGCGTTGGGAAAGACTATTGTTGGGCTCGGTTTCGAATTCGGTAGTTCATCACGCGCATTGTTCAGTGATGGTCGTGCGGACTGACGCTGCCGAATAA
- the fsa gene encoding fructose-6-phosphate aldolase yields MKFFIDTANLAEIKEAAELGMIDGVTTNPSLVAKEGDVDFKEHIAAICAIVDGDVSAEVTALDTEGMLREGRELAKIAPNVVIKCPLTLEGLKATRIFRAEGTKVNVTLCFSAAQALLAAKAGASYISPFIGRLDDVGQEGMQVVRDIVQIYDNYGFATEVLAASIRSPMHIVDCALAGADVATIPFKVIQQLVKHPLTDKGLDGFMSDWKKSGRS; encoded by the coding sequence ATGAAATTTTTTATTGACACGGCAAATCTAGCCGAAATCAAAGAAGCCGCCGAACTGGGAATGATCGATGGCGTTACCACCAACCCATCACTTGTCGCCAAAGAAGGCGATGTCGACTTTAAGGAACACATCGCCGCGATCTGCGCTATCGTCGATGGCGACGTGTCCGCTGAGGTGACGGCACTCGATACTGAAGGTATGCTTCGCGAAGGACGCGAATTGGCAAAGATCGCTCCGAATGTAGTGATCAAATGCCCTTTGACGCTCGAAGGCCTTAAGGCGACGCGCATCTTCCGTGCTGAGGGCACGAAGGTGAACGTCACGCTATGCTTCTCGGCCGCTCAGGCCCTGCTAGCCGCCAAGGCCGGTGCGAGCTATATCTCACCGTTCATCGGTCGTCTTGACGATGTTGGTCAAGAAGGAATGCAGGTCGTTCGCGATATTGTACAGATCTACGATAACTATGGATTTGCTACCGAGGTGCTGGCAGCCTCGATCCGTAGCCCCATGCATATCGTCGATTGTGCTCTTGCCGGAGCAGACGTCGCAACGATCCCATTCAAGGTGATACAGCAATTGGTCAAGCATCCGTTGACCGATAAGGGACTCGACGGGTTTATGTCGGACTGGAAGAAGAGCGGCCGCAGTTAG
- the recO gene encoding DNA repair protein RecO, with translation MALIETESLILKCYSLAEADKIVVLFTEDHGVVRAVAKGAKRLKSKFGSGLEPFSIVRITYFEKEGVELVSVQNIELLRSYFAAASDPEFLIKFTYLADLIVALSPPHDPNETLYRMVKACLETAEVDNARLLAIGVYFEIWLLRLTGLLPEWRRCSVCEREFLDGEITDLSANFQLLCTNCRRASSGRTIDQSHRTIYTAVQRLSPEKFTLAHGNERTHLAELSVVLKRIISQAIGREVSTEQAFSIYNSR, from the coding sequence ATGGCGTTGATCGAAACGGAAAGCCTGATTCTGAAATGCTACAGCCTAGCCGAAGCCGACAAGATCGTTGTGCTTTTTACGGAGGATCACGGGGTCGTTAGAGCTGTCGCAAAGGGAGCCAAGCGCCTTAAGAGCAAGTTTGGCAGCGGATTGGAACCCTTTTCGATCGTTCGCATCACCTATTTTGAAAAGGAAGGCGTTGAATTGGTTTCAGTCCAAAACATCGAACTGCTCAGATCATATTTCGCAGCGGCAAGTGACCCGGAATTCTTAATTAAGTTCACGTATCTCGCAGACCTTATCGTCGCACTTTCGCCGCCTCATGACCCGAATGAAACGCTTTACCGAATGGTCAAAGCCTGTCTTGAAACTGCTGAAGTCGATAATGCACGACTGCTTGCCATCGGAGTTTACTTTGAGATCTGGTTGCTGCGTCTGACTGGTTTACTTCCCGAATGGCGGCGATGCAGTGTCTGCGAACGTGAATTTCTAGATGGTGAGATCACAGATCTCTCGGCCAATTTTCAACTGTTGTGTACTAACTGCCGCCGTGCGTCGTCGGGCCGCACGATCGATCAATCGCACAGAACAATATATACGGCCGTTCAGCGGTTATCGCCGGAAAAGTTCACTTTGGCCCACGGCAACGAGCGCACACACCTTGCCGAGTTATCGGTGGTGCTAAAGCGGATAATCTCACAGGCTATCGGCCGCGAAGTATCAACCGAACAAGCCTTTTCTATATACAACTCACGATAA
- a CDS encoding DUF3662 domain-containing protein, which produces MSVLDKVRRWIDGDTAELVLEQAARDAQVKPRSKAEEFIVQIAKSVESVMQAEMVPLPQGTTIIPSEYTIFLSADDDKEWQGVKRKGLEQGLYHILAERAKEIAGKKKLETRSFVIELRIDATMEKGKVRVQHSWEDSNANKTGVLTRPKQMPAIAAVPVKAAVPTDPNLHPPTAVSPPQARTPIAQTPPTLPNASIQRAIPLPPEEGEEMTHVAARATELYRLEVWRGNVRQNVVPIYQKEIVIGRGSKSKPVDIPLAGDVEISRRHLTMITDGAGNFWVVNEGRNPAAVNNYELPAGRRFAIAPGAPLNICSYILRIQPK; this is translated from the coding sequence GTGAGCGTTTTAGATAAAGTCAGACGATGGATCGACGGCGACACAGCCGAACTTGTTCTCGAGCAAGCGGCACGGGATGCTCAGGTCAAACCGCGCAGCAAGGCCGAGGAATTTATCGTCCAGATCGCCAAGTCGGTCGAGTCTGTAATGCAGGCCGAGATGGTGCCGCTGCCGCAGGGAACGACCATTATACCGAGCGAATATACGATCTTTCTGAGTGCCGATGACGACAAGGAATGGCAGGGCGTAAAACGCAAGGGACTCGAACAGGGCTTGTACCATATCCTCGCTGAAAGGGCGAAAGAGATCGCCGGTAAGAAAAAGCTCGAAACTCGATCATTTGTGATCGAATTGCGCATCGATGCGACAATGGAAAAGGGAAAAGTGCGTGTTCAGCACAGTTGGGAAGATTCGAACGCAAACAAGACCGGCGTTCTGACTCGTCCAAAGCAGATGCCCGCGATCGCCGCGGTGCCTGTAAAGGCCGCAGTCCCGACCGATCCGAATCTTCATCCGCCAACGGCCGTGTCGCCTCCGCAAGCACGGACACCGATTGCTCAAACGCCACCGACATTGCCGAACGCGAGTATTCAAAGGGCTATTCCGTTGCCACCTGAAGAAGGTGAAGAAATGACTCACGTTGCTGCCCGAGCAACGGAACTTTATCGCCTCGAGGTGTGGCGTGGAAATGTGCGGCAGAACGTGGTGCCGATCTATCAAAAAGAGATCGTAATTGGCCGAGGGTCGAAATCAAAGCCGGTTGATATACCACTCGCCGGCGATGTCGAGATAAGCCGCCGACATTTGACGATGATCACTGATGGCGCAGGGAATTTCTGGGTGGTCAACGAGGGCCGAAATCCGGCAGCGGTCAATAATTATGAACTGCCGGCCGGCCGGCGATTTGCGATAGCACCTGGAGCACCGCTTAACATCTGTAGTTATATCTTGCGGATCCAACCAAAATGA
- a CDS encoding winged helix-turn-helix transcriptional regulator, whose protein sequence is MEDLIKFEDTVSFVLAKVSTGFRTALEHRMGLIGLHGGQIFVLFELWKKDGQRQVDLAKKLDIAAPTIHKMVNGLIEIDLVTRAKYENDARSTRIFITPAGISKRPEIEAQWLELEANCLSCLNATERAVAFGILNKLRSNYAGRPAPEDGD, encoded by the coding sequence ATGGAAGATCTCATTAAATTTGAAGACACTGTAAGCTTCGTTCTTGCCAAGGTTTCGACCGGATTCCGCACCGCCCTCGAACATAGGATGGGTCTGATCGGGCTGCACGGCGGCCAGATTTTCGTGCTATTCGAATTGTGGAAAAAAGACGGCCAACGTCAGGTCGACCTCGCTAAAAAATTGGATATCGCAGCTCCGACCATACATAAAATGGTCAATGGCCTGATCGAGATAGACCTGGTCACACGTGCAAAGTACGAAAATGATGCTCGTTCGACACGGATATTTATTACACCGGCCGGTATCTCGAAGCGCCCCGAAATCGAGGCTCAGTGGCTCGAACTCGAAGCAAATTGCCTAAGTTGCCTTAATGCAACAGAGCGAGCGGTTGCATTCGGCATACTCAATAAACTCCGGAGCAATTATGCCGGCCGCCCTGCTCCGGAAGACGGCGACTAG
- a CDS encoding fumarylacetoacetate hydrolase family protein — translation MKICRFSYNGETHIGVIDHDRVHLFGDILTDHVASFDLNEVTMLPPASPSKIVCVGRNYADHAKELGNDVPSEPLLFLKAPSAIINDGAAIVIPTQSDQVEHEGELAIVISKKCKGLTEQDVAVEYVFGYTCLNDVTARDLQRKDGQFTRAKSFDTFCPIGPFIETDLDTTDLSVTTRVNGDVRQQGRTSQMVFSVEFLIRYISNMMTLNAGDVIATGTPSGVSKMSAGDICEVEIEGIGILTNPVV, via the coding sequence ATGAAGATATGCAGATTTAGCTACAACGGCGAGACCCATATCGGGGTGATCGATCACGATCGGGTGCATCTGTTCGGCGATATTTTGACCGATCACGTTGCGAGCTTCGATCTGAATGAAGTCACGATGCTTCCGCCGGCATCGCCGTCGAAAATCGTTTGTGTCGGCCGAAATTATGCGGACCACGCCAAGGAACTGGGAAACGATGTGCCGTCTGAACCGCTTTTGTTCCTTAAAGCTCCGTCGGCGATCATCAATGACGGCGCCGCTATAGTAATACCTACACAATCAGATCAGGTTGAACACGAAGGTGAACTCGCAATCGTTATCTCTAAGAAATGTAAAGGACTTACGGAGCAGGACGTCGCAGTGGAATACGTCTTTGGATACACCTGCCTCAATGACGTGACTGCCCGCGATCTTCAGCGAAAGGATGGCCAATTCACGCGGGCAAAATCATTTGACACATTTTGCCCGATCGGTCCGTTCATTGAAACTGATCTGGACACCACTGATCTGTCGGTAACGACACGAGTAAACGGCGACGTGCGACAGCAAGGCCGAACGTCGCAAATGGTATTCTCCGTCGAGTTTCTGATACGATATATATCAAATATGATGACGCTCAATGCTGGGGATGTTATTGCGACCGGCACACCGTCCGGCGTGTCCAAGATGAGTGCCGGAGATATCTGCGAGGTTGAGATCGAGGGCATCGGAATACTCACAAACCCTGTGGTTTAA
- the hslU gene encoding ATP-dependent protease ATPase subunit HslU yields the protein MAIYLGGETAPKGPKLDDLTPRQIVAELDKYVVGQTAAKKAVAVALRNRIRRQKLSPEMAADVLPKNILMIGSTGVGKTEIARRLARLANSPFIKIEASKFTEVGYMGRDVDSMVRELADVAVDMAKQTAFEDVTTRAEQNVEERLLDILLPPVHSFDDLSEDGGDTDEKPLARTREKLREQLRRGELDDRLIDFDTQDRSNASIDFIGGQGMEEMGVNMRDMLGNLFPTKTVSKKMPLAEAREYMLRDEQESLVDMDQITRQALEKAQQSGIIFLDELDKIAGRESGGNPAVSREGVQRDLLPIVEGTNVNTKYGMVSTEHILFIAAGAFHVAKPSDLIPELQGRFPIRVELESLTIDDLKRILVQPKNSLIKQYQALLSTEGINLEFTGDAIDRLAELTEEINKNTENIGARRLHTLVEKLLEEISFLGGELEEKTQIIDAAYVNDKLGELSADPNLRQYIL from the coding sequence ATGGCAATATATTTAGGTGGTGAAACTGCCCCCAAGGGGCCAAAGCTTGACGATCTCACACCTCGACAGATCGTGGCAGAACTCGACAAATATGTCGTCGGCCAGACAGCGGCCAAAAAAGCTGTGGCCGTGGCACTGCGCAACAGGATCCGCAGGCAAAAACTGTCGCCGGAAATGGCGGCGGACGTGTTGCCGAAAAATATTCTGATGATCGGCTCGACCGGCGTCGGAAAGACTGAAATTGCACGGCGCCTTGCACGCCTCGCCAATTCGCCGTTCATCAAGATCGAAGCGTCGAAATTTACCGAGGTCGGTTATATGGGCCGGGACGTCGATTCGATGGTTCGCGAACTAGCGGATGTCGCCGTCGATATGGCTAAGCAAACCGCTTTCGAAGACGTAACGACGCGCGCCGAGCAAAATGTCGAAGAACGCCTGCTCGACATCCTCTTGCCGCCGGTGCATAGCTTCGACGACCTCTCGGAGGACGGCGGTGACACTGACGAAAAACCTTTGGCACGAACGCGTGAGAAACTCCGTGAGCAACTGCGTCGCGGCGAACTTGACGATCGCTTGATCGACTTTGACACTCAGGACCGCTCAAATGCGTCGATCGACTTTATCGGCGGCCAGGGAATGGAGGAAATGGGCGTCAATATGCGTGATATGCTCGGGAATCTGTTTCCGACCAAGACAGTCAGCAAAAAAATGCCACTCGCCGAAGCCCGCGAGTATATGCTCCGCGACGAACAGGAATCGCTCGTCGATATGGATCAGATCACCCGCCAGGCCCTCGAAAAGGCACAGCAGTCGGGCATTATCTTCTTGGACGAACTCGATAAGATCGCCGGCCGCGAGTCAGGCGGCAATCCGGCAGTTTCCCGCGAGGGCGTCCAACGCGACCTTTTGCCGATCGTCGAGGGCACGAACGTCAACACAAAATACGGTATGGTCAGTACCGAACATATTTTATTCATCGCCGCCGGGGCGTTCCACGTTGCAAAGCCTTCAGACTTGATCCCCGAACTTCAAGGACGGTTTCCGATCCGGGTCGAACTAGAGTCGCTAACGATCGATGACCTTAAACGCATACTTGTCCAACCAAAGAATTCGTTGATAAAGCAGTATCAGGCACTTTTGAGTACCGAGGGGATCAACCTTGAGTTCACCGGCGATGCCATTGACCGCCTTGCGGAGTTAACCGAAGAGATCAATAAAAATACCGAAAACATCGGAGCTCGGCGACTGCATACTCTGGTTGAAAAACTCCTGGAAGAGATCAGCTTTCTCGGCGGCGAACTCGAAGAGAAAACGCAGATCATCGATGCCGCGTACGTCAACGATAAGTTGGGCGAACTATCAGCCGACCCGAACCTTCGACAATACATCCTCTAA
- the hslV gene encoding ATP-dependent protease subunit HslV produces MINSEQSRIRSTTVLLVRRDGKAAMAGDGQVTLGETVIKGNARKVRRLFNGKILTGFAGSTADAFSLLARFETKLEQFQGQLERSAIELGKDWRTDKYLRNLEALLIVADSTDAFLISGKGDVISSDDGLLSVGSGSMYALAAARALIKHTSLSAREIAEESLRIAGEICIYTNSDITLEEI; encoded by the coding sequence ATGATCAACTCAGAACAATCGCGTATTCGATCTACTACGGTACTGCTTGTGAGGCGTGACGGCAAAGCCGCTATGGCAGGCGACGGCCAGGTGACGCTTGGCGAGACTGTGATAAAGGGAAATGCCAGAAAGGTACGGCGGCTTTTCAACGGCAAGATCCTGACGGGCTTTGCCGGTTCGACCGCCGACGCCTTTTCCCTGCTCGCTCGCTTTGAGACTAAACTCGAACAATTTCAAGGACAACTTGAGCGCTCGGCGATCGAATTGGGCAAGGATTGGCGAACCGACAAGTATTTACGAAATCTAGAGGCCCTGCTGATCGTCGCCGATTCGACCGATGCGTTCCTGATATCGGGAAAGGGCGATGTTATATCATCTGACGACGGTTTGCTCTCGGTGGGCTCGGGCAGTATGTACGCTCTTGCAGCAGCCAGAGCGTTGATCAAGCACACTTCCCTGTCCGCTCGCGAGATCGCCGAGGAATCGCTCAGAATCGCCGGCGAGATCTGTATCTATACAAATTCCGACATTACTCTCGAAGAAATTTAG